GCACTCTGGAGGGAGAGGTCCCATTCTCTCCTTCAATCCTCTTTACAGAACAGAAAGCAGAAGTCAAGTCTTTATAAAAGAGATTAATGGCCTTTCCgtttcttcatttttcctccAGCCACCTTGTTCCTGACACCGATTGCACCCTCCCTATCGTCACCGTCCCCAGCAGCCTCCCACGAGCGCTTCTTCTTCTCTCCATGCTCCCTTAACTCCTGCAAGAAACAGAAAGGACGGGATTGAAAATGAATGGCTGTCACTGACAGTGACACATCCTAGTCTCTGCTCCTTAAAATCAAACACTAAGTAACTCCCTAACACCTCACATTAGCAAAGGAATAAGACCAAAATCCCAAGATACAAAAATGTTAATCTTATTAGTAATCAAAGACAGGAAGATTAAAACaataagctattattattattctggcAAAGGTTTAAGAGAATGGTAATACCTAGACCTGGTCAGGTGTGCGGACAGTCACATACACTGTCGCTCATCGTGTAAAAGTGCTTTAGCTTTTCTAGGGGGGCAGTTTGACATTATGTATGAATTCGAATTTTAACTGTGTATTCTCCTCCACCCAACAATtgattctacttctaggaatttattctaaggaaacAAGACAAGTGTGCAAAGCTGTACGTATCAGGATGTTCAACAGAGTTCTAGTTAAAATACAAAAGACCGGGAAAAGCATAAACACACATCAATGTAAATCACATTATATATTCATGACAGAATTCTCTGTAGCCATTAAGAAATGATCCCATGAGAATTCTAAGATGCTAGTGTCTAAGATATCAGTTTCTAAACTTGCAAgcagtgctatttttaaaaaacttaattctCTCCCCTCAGATTACCAATTTTCAAAACATtggaaagtaataaaatataccTAATGCAAAGTCTAGAAGACCCAATTTGGTTTCCCTTGACGAGTCAGAAGGCAGTTAAGGACCTTGCAACAACTCCAAGAGATTACTCCTGCCACTGGTGTTTAGGAAAGTTTGGTAACTGAATCGATTCAGGGCTAAGACACAGCCTAGATGACATTTtttgaataaagtttaaaatgtgaaaaaaaaaaaaaaaagaagtgatcgCATGATTCTCTGCTAGttcaaatagaaaaatgatatacATTTAGATAAAGTCATATACAATTAGATAAAGTCTAATTATGgctaaggaaagaaaaacagccaaCTGTTATCAATGGATTTCGGCGGGGGGTGGCTTACGTGTTTCACTTACTATTTTAATCCtttgtgtattttctaaaaatgtttcccaatgtacatgtaatatttttataaacaaaaataccaaACAAAGAATTCCAtgtggggagaaaaacaaaagcaagtccACACCTCAGCTACTCAGAAAGCACCCCACGGGCGAAGTTTCTTCACCCCTCAGACCAGCACCCCAGAGAGCAGACGGCACTTGCAAGGGGCTCCTTTAGAACCTTCTCATCGCCACTCCTACCGCCACCGCTACTATCAGTAACTACGCTGTTTACATCAGCTTGATCGATGCTCATAAAACCCTGTATTCAAGGTAACTATTTATTCCCAATCTACAAATGAGGAACTGATTCTGAGAGGTTAGACACCGTGTCCAAGCTCACAGTTCACAGCTGCACCTCCTGATCTGATCTCAAGTCCAAAGGTTTTTTTTGCCTCATGTGAAACATGAACAGTGGCTGGGAATGTGGTCACTGTGGTCAGACCGAGTCCAAACCCTGATTCAACCATTTAGTCGTACAGTCGAAAGCAAACTACCTACATCTGCACTTTAGTATGCTCATCTTAAATTTGGAATCAAATATTCCAAGTTGAAGATTAACACAATAAAGTGTCTTGCATGTAAGTTAATTTCATTTGCTGGTGAGAAAATGCATTGCATACCATTCGGGCAAATCTTTGGGCCTCAGACACACGTTCTGTCAGCATCATAACCTCGTCATCCTGGGTTGGAAAGACAGGCAATTTCTTCCCAATTAAGTGTTCTATGCGCTGGAAGAGTTCCACGTCGtatctgaaaaaggaaaattgcCATGGCTCTGGCTGGCTGACAATGCATGTCTGTCCATTCCAAAACTATGATGCAACAGGGGCCACAGTTTTCAACAATATCGAACCTATTCCTTTTCAGAACCTATTCCTTTTCAGAATACTAACTAAATGCAATCTTCTGTGCACAGCCCAGCAGAAAACCACCCAACATACCCCTTACTCCCAGAAAAGCCCTGGGTACATAACAATTTATTCCctagaaaacaaaatcagaaatagtTATTGTAATACTGTGAGTTGAGGGAATGGTCACTGTTCTCTGGCTCcagcatttaaaagaaataacagggttttttgtgtgtgtgcttctaTATGCCAAGTACTATACTACACATATGTAGTATAGTATATGCTCTTTACATATACAGCTCCAGTCTTCATTAAAACCCTGCTAGATcggtattattatttctattttacaaacaATGAAGGCGGGATgagggaggttaagtgactgtTACAGTACGTGGTGAAGTCAGGTTGCAAGTCTGTCTGCCCCACAGTTCTGCTCTTTTCTCTACATTGCTCTGCCCCAAAGTCAGGTCACTTACTGTGTGACAAAAGTAATAGACTTCCCAGAGCGCCCTGCTCGAGCTGTTCGACCTACTCGATGGATGTAATCCTGAAACGAAAACGGTAAGTAACTTTGAGTTAGCTGGAAGATGAATTAAAAACTGTATGTAAATTCTTCCTGCAAACCtttgaaagaaaacagatttgtgtTGGAACGTGGAGAGATGAACTGGCAATCTGTTACAGAGATAAATCTACTTCGCTTTTCTTATTCTCCTCACAGCACAAAACTGaccccctttttcctttcttttatataaaGACAAATCTACAAAGCAAATCTCCACGGACATAGCACAGGCAGAGGAAAATGGCACTAGATCTAGAGGCAGACCTGGGTCACAGATCTGCTTTTCCCACCGACCAGCGACACAACTGTCTGCAAGTCCAGAACTTCTCTGAACCCTGGTTtgcatctataaaacagggacaCAAATACATGGCCAAACTCACACAGAGTTACTGTGAAAATCATGAGACAGGACCCTGTCTACAGCGGTTTAATACGAAGTCGAGACACACTAGTTGTTCACAACTGGGGTCAGTTTCATCCTCCCCAGCGGGCATTTGGAAATGTCTGGAAGTATATCTGGTTGTCACAATGTCACCTGTGAGTAGAAGCCAGGAATTCTGCTAAGCATCCTACAATACAAAGGACAGCCCCGCAATGAAGAATTCCCAGACCAAGGTGTTaacagtgctgaggctgagaaaccctgggaCACGCTGAGGACCACAGGCTGCCATCTCTCTTCAGACAGGCCGACAGAGGTGAGCACGCAGTGCGTCTACGCCTCCGACGGTGAGCCTCTAACCCCTCTCCTGGGCTCCTTCACTCACATTCAGTAATATCAGATCCACAGGCATGTGCAAGATGAGGAGAATGCAAAGATCTAGGGCTTTCCCTATTTTTGACACTTAACTAatcaaggacacacacacacaccaaaaaaactcCAAGACTGTAActaaggaaagacagaaaacattccattaaGAAATACACTTTGGATACGATGGAATAGtattcggccataaaaaaagaatgacatctttctatttgtgacaacatggatagaccttgagggtattcagctaagtgaaataagttagacagagacaaatactgagatctcacttatatgtggaatctaaaacacaaacaaaaaaaactgagctcacagatacagagaacagatttggtggttgccagaggcagggatgggtgtgtgtgaaatgggtgaaggaggcaaaaggtacaaatttcagttatgaaataaataagtcatggggatgtaatgtacaacatgctGACTcgagttaataatactgtactgcatatttaaaagttgctaaggGAAAATGCTAAGGGAaaattctcatcataagaaaagaaATGCGTAATTATGAatggtgacggatgttaactagacttactatgACCAATCTGCAATATATACGAATATTAAATCATTAcattttacacctgaaactaatataatgttatatgtcaattacatctcaatttttaaaaaaagaaaagaaaaggaggaaggaggaggtgggggagagagagagaaagaggaagggagggagggagggacggagggagggaggaaaggaggaagtgaaagaaaggacaagaaaggaaagaaagggaagagaaggggaaaagaaaagaaaagagaaaagaaaagcactttgGGGCTAGAAAGTCAGGTCAGCAACAGGACTCACCTTGGAATGGGTGGGAATGTCAAAGTTAACAACTACATCCACATGAGGTATGTCCAAACCACGGCTTGCAACATCAGTTGCTAAAAGAATGGAACGAGCTTTTGCCTTAAATTTATTAAGGGATCCTAGGCGCTTGCTCTGAGACgatgaaaagaagaaattttaatcaTCTTGAAAGAATTTTAATCTTGAAAAACTTGGAATCCAAGACATACAAACTAGACATACTAAATAAATACAAGAACcaagagagaaatttttaaaaggatgtttcCCCCTTAGTCTGAACTAGGCTTCACAGGTCAAAAGGaaacatggaagaaataaaaagatatttaagaCTAAAGCTAGAAAGTACTAACATGAAACAGAGTTTGTTAAACATAACAGAAAGATAATTGAGAACTAATTTACTGAAAGTCTTTAGAGACGAGAGTCACTATTACCATGAGGGCTGAATAAATCAACTCAATAGCTTCCATCCCAGACAACTACCTgtggaatattttaatttgagCCTCTTGCTATCCTCAAAGGAGGAAGTAGCATCCAAAGCAACACTTTAATGCCCATAAAATCAGGGCAACTATGGGAAGAGGCATTAATGTCATGTGTTGCTACTGCAGAAATCTCCTGCTACAAGAGTTAGCTTTCTCATGCCCCAGTTCCCCACTAATGATTCCAAAGAATAGTTACCTGACTCATCTGTCCATGGAGGGGAATGGCAGTGAATCCAAGATTTCGGAGTAGCAAAGCTGTCCTCTGAGTATTGTTACAGGTGGTGCAGAATATCATAAAGGAGTTTCCAGCCAATTCATTTAGAATATAAACCAGGTAGGTATCCTAAGTCACAAAgccaaaataatatatgtaactgAACCTGGAAGAAGGTTGGCGTCCTGGGCATATAAATTACGTAAAAGACTAAGCCCATAGCTGCTTCTCAGTTATCCAGACCCCCAGCCGCCAGCTTTGCACTCCTTAACTGGCATTATCATTATCATCTCTGTGAACCATGAGTTTCACACACAGCCTGAAGCCGAGCACAAGGAGATCTGTACTCAGCAAGCACGCAAAGTCCTGACATCAAAGCACAAAACTAGGGTCCTCTGTCCATAAAAAAGCCACATAATAAGCAGGCAAAAGAAAAACTACCTCAAGGATGGGGTTAGAAAGGGAGTGTATCATGACTTCATTACTGTGGTTTAATATGTTGTGAATTCCCGGAATGTTTGACTTTATCAGTGATAAAATAAAGCACGGCATGAGCTCTAAAACAAATAGAAAGGACTCCAATCTGTAGCACAGCTCTTAGCTAATCAGGAGTTGACACATTTTCAGATGTCTTGgtgaagaaggagagggagaggcaggaatgATCAAAGCAAACACTTTACCTTGAACTTAGaaggaataaaaagataatattgcTGTAACTTTTCAACCGTCTGGTATTTAGAGGAAACAGCACATTTCACAGGATTCTTCAGCGCTGCTCGCTGCAGTTTTTGCACCTGAAGAAAGAAAACCTAGAATAGTGCACTGATTCCTAAATACTCTGTGTTTATTATTGTCACTGTGACTGTTTCTGTTTATCAATtcttataaagaagaaaagagaagtccTAGAAAAGTTCACCTTCTTGGTCATCGTAGCAGAGAAGAGAAATGTTTTCCGATCTCGGGGAATCACTTTAAGGATCTTGTCAACCTAAAAGGCAGAAAGAACAACGGTACCAACATAACATTTAGACTGGACACCTGCAAATGCTGCTTGTGAAGGAGATGAGGGGTAAGAAACTAAATACATCACTGTGGGGATTTGGGGACTCAAAACTTTGATTCAGTTCAGCTAAAACTGACTATTTACTACTTGATACCATACCAGATGCTACCAAAAAATAATGCCAGTCAGAGAAAAGCACCATTTAAATCAGCAGAGCAGAGCTAATctaagagaaaagtaaagaataaGCATTAATCAACTAAATAAGCTATGATGAATGGGTCATCAAAGAAAAGATGGAAGAGGCTGAAatcaaatgaaatggaaaaagaaaatctggttTTGGTATTTCTCATCTCTGAAATCAAAGTCagtctgtatgtatgtatgtatgtatgtatgtatgtatatatacatgttttttgcccaactgtctttttaaattgaagtatagttgatttacagtgtttcaggtgtacagcaaagtgattcagttacacatacatacatatttacactttttcagattcttttccattataggttattacaagatattgaatatagctccctgtgctatacagtaggtccttgctgtttatctattttatatatagtagtgtgtgtatgttaatcccatattcctaatttatccctcaccccccaAGTCAGACTATATTTGAAAGAGGATGCTGagactatttacaatacccaagagatggaagcaacctaaacgtccatcaacagatgaacagataaagaagatgtggtatatatacagaatggaatactactcagccttcataaagaatgaaatgatgccgtctgcagccacatggatggacccagagattatcatactaagtgaagtcagacaaagacaaatatcacataatgtcacttatatgtggaatctaaaatatgatacaaatgaacttacttaca
This genomic stretch from Phocoena phocoena chromosome 11, mPhoPho1.1, whole genome shotgun sequence harbors:
- the DDX47 gene encoding probable ATP-dependent RNA helicase DDX47, which gives rise to MAASEERDSPAEVAQMAVEEAETKTFKDLGVTDVLCEACDQLGWTKPTKIQIEAIPLALQGRDIIGLAETGSGKTGAFALPILNVLLETPQRLFALVLTPTRELAFQISEQFEALGSSIGVQCAVIVGGIDSMSQSLALAKKPHIVIATPGRLIDHLENTKGFNLRALKYLVMDEADRILNMDFETEVDKILKVIPRDRKTFLFSATMTKKVQKLQRAALKNPVKCAVSSKYQTVEKLQQYYLFIPSKFKDTYLVYILNELAGNSFMIFCTTCNNTQRTALLLRNLGFTAIPLHGQMSQSKRLGSLNKFKAKARSILLATDVASRGLDIPHVDVVVNFDIPTHSKDYIHRVGRTARAGRSGKSITFVTQYDVELFQRIEHLIGKKLPVFPTQDDEVMMLTERVSEAQRFARMELREHGEKKKRSWEAAGDGDDREGAIGVRNKVAGGKMKKRKGH